Genomic DNA from Desulfurivibrio alkaliphilus AHT 2:
ATTCCTCCCCCACACCGACCTGGAGCTGTTCCCCGGCGTAAAAAAACGCCTGAACGAGCAGGCGGCGACATCCATCCCGGCACCCTGAGCTTAATGGCAAGGTATTGACTCAAACCTTGCCAGCCAGGGCTTCCCTGTCCGCGTACCAAACGAAAATTCAAAGGCGAGCAAAATCAGTTTGGATTATATAAGATTACCCCTTTCCATACGATTCTGTCGTTGAGCAATAAACAAAGGCCCCTGCATGGCGTTAAAAAAATCCGAACTCTACTCTTCCCTCTGGCGCTCTTGCGATGAACTGCGGGGCGGCATGGATGCCAGCCAGTACAAGGACTACGTCCTGGTGCTGCTCTTTGTCAAATACGTCTCCGACAAGTACGCCGGCGACCCCGACGCCCTGATCGAGGTGCCGACCGGCGGCAGCTTTGCCGACATGGTGGCGGCCAAGGGCGACAAGGAGATCGGCGACAAAATCAACAAGATCATCGGCCGCCTGGCCGATGCCAACGAGAGCCTCAAGGGCGCGATCAACGTCGCCGACTTCAACGACGAGGAGAAGCTTGGCAAGGGCAAAGCGATGGTGGACCGGCTGAGCAAGCTGGTGGCCATCTTCGAGGGGCTGGATTTCAACGGCAACCGCGCCGACGGCGACGAGTTGCTGGGCGACGCCTACGAATACCTGATGCGCCACTTTGCCACCCAGTCGGGCAAGAGCAAGGGCCAGTTCTACACCCCGGCGGAGGTTTCCCGGGTGATGGCCATGGTCATCGACCTGAACCGGGCCAAAAGCGGGCTGCAATCCATCTACGACCCGACCTGCGGCTCCGGCTCACTGCTGCTCAAGGTCCACGACGAGGCGAAAGGCCGCACCGGCTTCGACCTGGCCCTCTATGGCCAGGAGTGGGACAACGCCACCTGCGCCCTGGCCCGGATGAACATGGTGCTACACGACTGCCCGACAGCAGTAATCTGGCAGGACAACTCCCTCTCCGACCCCCATTTCACCAACCCCGACGGCAGCCTCAAGGCCTTCGATTTCGTGGTCGCCAATTTCCCCTTCTCCAACAAGAACTGGACCAGCGGCCTGGATCCGGCCAACGATCCTTACGGCCGCTTCCAGTACGGCACCCCCCCGGCTAAGAATGGCGACTACGCCTTTCTTCTGCATATCCTGGCCAGTCTCAAAAGCACCGGCAAGGGGGCGGTCATTCACCCCCATGGCGTTTTGTTCCGTGGCGGGGCCGAGGCGGCCATCCGCAAGCGAATCATCAAGCAGGGCTTTATCAAGGGGATCATCGGCCTGCCTGCCAACCTCTTTTACGGTACCGGCATCCCCGCCTGCATCCTGGTGCTGGACAAGGAGGGCGCGGCCGGCCGCAAGGGAATCTTCATGGTGGACGCCAGCAAGGGCTTCGTCAAGGACGGCAACAAGAACCGGCTGCGCTCCCAGGACATTCACAAGATCGTCGACACCTTCAACCGCTGTTAATGATCACCCCTATGGAGCCACTTCGTGATCAGCTAATGGAGCCAGTTAAGGATCAGCTTAATGGAGCCATGGCGTGATCAGCTAATGGAGCCATGGCGTGATCAGCTAATGGAGCCACTTGCGGATCAGCTAATGGCGCCACCCCTTCCCTTAAGTTCATAAACGGGTCCCGGACTTTCTGCGGATCGGCTATATCCCCCTGAAAAACCCATTTTCAGGAGGGATAGCCGATGGCCAACAGGAGGTTCGAGATGTTTCAATACCGTCAAGTTCTTACCCAAATGCGGTCGGTTCAATCCGACCGCCAGATCGCCAAGGCTAAGCTGATGGGCCGCCGCAAGGCCGCGCAGTTACGGGCCTTGGCTCAGCAGCAGGGCTGGCTCGATCCCGCCCAAGAGTTGCCGGATGATGCCGAGCTGGCCAAGGTGCTCGCGCTGCCGGCCCCGGGCGAATCGGCGGTGCCGATGCTGCTGCCGTACCAGGAGCAGCTCAAGACCTGGCAGGCGGCCGGGATCAACGGCACCACCATGTACCAGGCCCTGGTGCGTGAGCATGGCTTTACCGGCAGCTACTCCTCGGTCAGACGTTTTCTTAAGACCCTCAAAGAGGACAACCCTCAAGCCACGGTAATGCTGGACTTTGCTCCCGGCGAAGCGGCCCAGGTGGACTTCGGTTCCGGCCCCAAGCTGCTTGATTCCCAGACCGGCAAGCCGTTTTCCACCTGGGTGTTCGTCATGACCCTGGCCTTCAGCCGGCACCAGTACGCCGAGATCGTCCGCGACCAGAAGGTGGCGACCTGGCTGGGTTGTCACCGCCGGGCCTTCGAGTTCTTCGGCGGGGTGCCGGCCAAGGTGATGATCGACAACCTCAAGGCCGGGATCATCAAGGCCTGCTGGCACGATCCGGCGGTGAACCGTTCCTACGCCGAGTTTGCCGAAGGTTACGGCTTTCTGATCTCGCCCTGCCCGCCGCGCCAACCCCAGATGAAGGGGCGGGTGGAATCCGGCGTCAAATACGTCAAAAACAACTTCCTGCCCTTGCGCGAGTTCCGTAGCTTGGTCGACGCCAATCGTCAGCTTAAGGAGTGGGTGCTGGCAACGGCCGGCAACCGTAGCCACGGCACCACCAAGCAAAAGCCGCTGGTCATGTTCGCCGAGGCGGAGAAGGCTTTTCTTAAACCTTTGCCCGCCGTGGCCCCGGAGTTGGCGGTTTGGGCCGAGCACAAGCTGCACGGCAACTGCCATCTCCAGTTCGACAAAGCCTACTACTCCGCCCCCTTCAAGCTGGTGCACAAAAAGCTGTGGGTCAAGGCGACGGAAACCACCGTCAAGATCTACCACCAGCATCAACAGGTGGCGGTCCATCCCCGCTGTGCCCGACCCGGCCAGAAGGCCACCTGTGTCGACCACCTACCACCGGACGCCGTCGCCTACCTGATGCGCGATCCCCAGTGGTGCCTCAAACAGGCCGGTGAGATCGGTCCCCGCTGCCACCACCTGGTCAAGCGGCTGTTGAGCCACCGGGTGGTTGATCATCTCCGGGCGGCCCAGGGGGTGCTCCGGTTGGCCGGCAAATACGGCCCGGAGCGGCTGGAAGCCGCCTGTCACCGGGCGCTGATCTACGACAGCCCCCAATACATCACGGTCAAAACCATCCTCGGCAAGGGGCTTGACCAACAGCCCCCGGAAACGGAACCGGTGGCGGCCGGCGTGGCCTACCGCGGCCAGGGCCGCTTCCAGCGCCAACAACTTTTTCACTGATAAGGAGGAAGCTTAATGAACCCCATGCCCGAACTGATCCCCATGCTCAAACAGTTGCGACTCTCCGGCATCCTTGATTCCCTGGAAGCCAGAAACCGCCAGGCCATCGAGGAAAAGCTGGCCTACACCGACTTCCTGGCCATGCTGGTACAGGACGAAGTCGCCCGCCGTTCCCAGCGCAAGTTCGCCATGCGTGTCCGC
This window encodes:
- the istA gene encoding IS21 family transposase; translated protein: MFQYRQVLTQMRSVQSDRQIAKAKLMGRRKAAQLRALAQQQGWLDPAQELPDDAELAKVLALPAPGESAVPMLLPYQEQLKTWQAAGINGTTMYQALVREHGFTGSYSSVRRFLKTLKEDNPQATVMLDFAPGEAAQVDFGSGPKLLDSQTGKPFSTWVFVMTLAFSRHQYAEIVRDQKVATWLGCHRRAFEFFGGVPAKVMIDNLKAGIIKACWHDPAVNRSYAEFAEGYGFLISPCPPRQPQMKGRVESGVKYVKNNFLPLREFRSLVDANRQLKEWVLATAGNRSHGTTKQKPLVMFAEAEKAFLKPLPAVAPELAVWAEHKLHGNCHLQFDKAYYSAPFKLVHKKLWVKATETTVKIYHQHQQVAVHPRCARPGQKATCVDHLPPDAVAYLMRDPQWCLKQAGEIGPRCHHLVKRLLSHRVVDHLRAAQGVLRLAGKYGPERLEAACHRALIYDSPQYITVKTILGKGLDQQPPETEPVAAGVAYRGQGRFQRQQLFH